The genomic DNA TGAGCGAGTCTTGCCAAAACATGCTGATGTGGTCGTACTACGGCGCCGGCCACAAAGGATTTGTTGTAGGGGTTGAGATCGATGATGAATCCACAGAGACCGAGCCGGTAAACTATGTAGAAGACCTTAAACTGAATGAGCGAGACGACGGCGACATCGCCAAGAACATTCTCTCAAAAAAACTCGCCCTCTGGTCGCACGAGCGCGAACAGCGCGTATTCAAACGATATGATCCCTTTGTAGCTGTCAACGTGAAAGAACTGATCTTTGGCATCAACACAGAGCAAAGGCATGTCGATCTTCTCACCCAGATTGCCGAAAAGTTTTGCCCGGGTATTGTAGTTAGAACGATAAATAAGTCCGAACTCGAACTAGGCCGCGTTGACGAGTATGACATTTAAACTGCTCGTATACCTTTCTCAACCACGAATCAAGTTCATGCATAGCGTTGAGAAGTAGCGTGTAAACACACACGTCTTACCGGTCGTGATCCGGTATCCAGTTTCTGTAAAGGACCATTAAACAGCCATCCATCACATGCTATATGTAGTCCTCATCCCTGCCTGGCTGTGGGCCCTCATGCTGCTGGCCGGCTGGACAACACTGGCTTACCGCGCCTACAACCAACTCAATTTTCGCCACCCGCTAATGCTCAGTTTACTGGCCGTGTTAATGTTGCAGGCAATTGTCGCATCAGCCGGCGCTTTTGCGACGAGTCAGTACGCTATCGGTCAGTTTGCCTGCCTGACGGGTATCTTCGGAATGTGGGGTTCGATGGGCTTTACGCTGATTGAAGCAGGTGTACTGGTGTATCTTTCCAGGCATTGGCCGAGAGATGCTGATCGTAAAAGACGACTTCTTCGCTCCTGGACAGCGCTGTGGTTGGTCTTTAAACTGGTTGCGCTCTTAGCGCACATCCGATCAGCAGCGCTTTGTACGGTTTGATCGCTACGCAGATCATTTTCCCAAGTCCGGCTTGACGTGAGATGAGCGTCAAGAAATCAGCTTAGACAATACCTCAGCCACGCATGAACAGGCACAAAAGAGCACACCAGCTCACCACCGAAATTGCAGCCGCATATAGCCGGCTGTCTGCCGTAGAATCCGTTGTGCTCGCCGGCTCACAGACAACCGTCTACGCTGGCCCCACCTCTGATATCGACCTCTACGTCTATCAACGCACATCCATCGCTATTGACGATCGCCGCGCCATCGCTACAGCGTCATCTTCCAAATCTGAAGTCAACAACCAGTTTTGGGAAACGGGCGATGAGTGGATCGACAAAGCCACTGGCATTCATGTTGACGTCATGTTTCGGATGCCGGCGTGGATTGAAGATCAATTAGACCGCGTGCTCGTACGGCACGAAGCATCTCTGGGGTACTCAACCTGTTTCTGGTATAATGTGCTGACCTCACAAATCCTTTTTGACCGTAACGGATGGTTCGACGCGCTGCAGCAAAGGGCCAACCAGCCCTATCCTGACACGCTGCTAAACAGGATCATCGAGAAGAACTACGCAGTCCTCCGCCGTTCGATGTCTGCTTACCACAGCCAGATTGTAAAAGCAGTGAAGCGTAAAGATTGGGTAAGCGTAAACCACCGCGTCTCGGCACTGCTGGCGAGTTACTTTGATATCATCTTTGCCCTTAACCGGTTGCCCCATCCGGGGGAGAAGCGGTTGGTTGAGATTGCAGTAGCGGAATGTACGTTGCTGCCGGCGGATATGTATGAGCAGGTTAACGTAATGCTCGAAGCCGGCGCTGGGCAGGGCGATGTATTACGGGCACTAGATGGATTATTGAATCCATTGGAAGTGTTGCTAAAAACACGAGGTTTATTGTCTGGATGATCATTGCGCAACCACACGCGAGCAAACAGAAACACACGAAGTTGAGATGCAGAATAGAGACTATAACGAAATTAAAGCTGTTTCAACAAGCGTTCTTTTGCATGGTCAACTAGACGAGGCGTGTATCTAAATCTTTACACATTGTAGGGTATTGGCTTGTTAAAATAGACTATTGGGCCTGATTTGATCTCTGGTACTGTCTTTGTCATGCTATTGATGACACACATCAATAGAACCGTCATGAAGACACTACATCGATCCCACTTTGTTGTGCTGACTCGGCTACTCCTCTACGTGCTAGCAGTTGGTTTTATGTCTGGTTGTGGTTTCCAGATAACATTTTACGACTTCAACGGAGATCCTATAGGCAAACCAAAACCACGAACTTCCAGCATTCACTATGACAATCCCACGCAATCGCGCTATTTAGACCTCGAAGCATATGCGCATGAAGAGGTCCAACCATATATTGTGAAGCAAGAGGTGGTGTGTTTAGGGCCTATTATCGTAAAGGTCCTACCTAAACCCAAAAGGCCCAGCCGATGTGGCAATGATGGAAGGTCAAGAAATCCTTGCATAAGATACGAGTATAGGTAATCTATATTTCTTGCTATGCCCACCCTGGCTTATCAAAAGATTGCAGTCAGCATACAAAAAAAGCGCCTGACCACGAGTGATCAGGCGCTTTTGAAATTTCAAGCCAGCAGCCTTAGTTCAGGCGCTGCACGTTCATGGCGCTCAAGCCTTTTGGCGTGCGCTCAATTTCATACTCAACCTCTTCGCCATCTCTCAAACCGTCATCCCAGCCGAGGCCTTCAACGCTGTTGCGGTGAACAAATACGTCTTTGCTACCATCAGAAGGTTCAATGAAGCCGAAGCCTTTTTCAGCATTGAACCATTTTACTTTACCGTGTCCCATTGTATTGTTACGTTTCTACACTGAGCGCAAATCAACCAGGAGGAATCGTGAAGAGCCAACAGGGTGTTAGACGTGAGGTCAGTGATGTGTTTATAAGTATTGAAGAGCCCGGTGTACGTGCTTCTCTGGTAGAGGTTCGGTAAATCCTAAATGTTTATGTGAATAATGCTGCACAAGCCTGTTTCCAGGCGGCAAAGACGTGATTGAAAAAAGGGGTTGCGTAACCTACCTTGTAAATGCTTCTTCCAATCCAGCCCCAATTCATTTATGTCACGGCAAACGCTTAGACTCGTCCCCTGCTTGTTTTTTTGCCTTTCCCTCGTCTTTCCGGCCCTCGCGCAGCAATACCAGACCCCGCCTCCAGCGCTGCAAAAACTGGTCGACACCCCTGCCACACCGACCGTATCGCTCGGCCCTGATAAATCGGTCCTTCTCCTGATGGAGCAGCCCGGTCTGCCGGCCATTGCGGAACTGGCTGAACCCGAGCTCAAACTTGCCGGCCTCCGCCTCAACCCCCGCAACTTTGGCCCGTCCCGCACCCGCTCCTACAACGGCCTCCGGTTTGTATCTATCAAAGACAACGCAGAAACTGCTGTCACCGGCGTTCCGGAAAACGCGCGAATCCGCAACGTCCAGTGGGCGCCCGACGGCAAACATATTGCCTTTACCCTGGACCAGACCAACAGCATCAATTTGTATGTCGCAAACGTAGCGTCAGGCCAGGCCACCCAATTGTCGGACCGCGCTGTACATGATGTTTACTACGGCGCGCCTTTCCAGTGGATGCCGGACAGCAAAAGCCTCGTCATCCGAGCGGTACCCGTGGATTATGGCGCTGCCCCTGCTGCCCCCCTCGCCCCCGCCGGCCCTGTGATCCAGGAAAACCTAGGCGAAAAGGCTGCAGCACGCACCTACCAGGATCTCCTCAAAAATGCGCACGATGAAGCCCTGTTTGCCTACTATCTGACCAACCAACTGGTACACATCGCGCTAAATGGCACCTCGCGAAACCTCGGCAGTCCGCAAATCAACACCATTTTCTCCCCTGCCCCATCGGGTACCTACCTGCTTGCCCAGCACTTGCACAAACCGTTTTCCTACCTCGTGCCGGCAAGCCGATTCCCGCAAAAAACAGAAGTAATGGACCTGGAAGGCAACATTGTAAAAGAAGTGGCCGCGCTTCCGCTGGCAGAAAACATCCCAACTGCCTTTGGCTCCACACGCCAGGGCCCACGCTCGATCAACTGGCGTGCGGATAAGCCGGCCACCCTCTACTGGGTAGAAGCACAAGATGATGGTGACGCGCTCAAGGATGCTGAAATTCGCGACGCCCTCTTTACGCTTGAGGCCCCATTTGAAGCCGCGCCTATACAACTTGCCGCAATGCCACTCCGCTATGCCGGCATCACATGGGGCAGTGACAACCTCGCCATCCTGAACGAATCATGGTGGCTGACGCGGCAAACGCGGATGTACAAAATCAATCCATCATCACCCGGCGAATCGCCAGAGGTGCTTTTTGATCTGTCTACAGAAGACCGCTACAACAATCCTGGCCGGCCGCTTACCCAGACTACCCCGCAAGGTACCCAGGTGTTGATGATGCGTAACCACGGCAACACCCTGCTGATGCGCGGAACCGGAGCCTCGCCGGAAGGCAACCGGCCGTTTGTACGTAGCCTGGATTTGAAAACGAAGAAAACCGAAACGCTCTTTCGGTCTGAAGCGCCGTTTTACGAGTACCCGATTAGCGTGTTAGATAAACAGGGTACCCAATTGCTAACGCGCAGAGAGTCGCCAGACACGCCTCCGAACTATTTTGTGCGCAACCTTAAAAAAGATGACCTTGCAGCTGTCACACACTTCCCACACCCCTACCCGAATCTGGCTGCAGTCAACAAACAGGAACTGACGTACAGCCGCGCAGATGGTGTACAGCTCACCTCTACCCTCTACACGCCCCCGGGCTATGACCCAGAACGCGACGGCCCCCTGCCCACCCTGTTGTGGGCGTATCCGCGAGAATACAAAAGCGCAGCCAATGCCGGCCAGAAATCGGGTTCGCCATACCGGTTTAAATCGATTAGCTACTGGGGTGCCATACCGTACGTGACACAGGGTTACGCGGTAATGGACCAGACGTCGATGCCCGTCATCGGTGAGGGAGATGCAGAACCAAATGATACGTTTGTCCCGCAACTGGTTGCCAATGCAGAAGCCGCCATCTCAGCAGGTGCTGCAACCGGTGCCGTGGATCCTGAACGCGTAGCAATCGGTGGGCACTCGTATGGCGCATTTATGACCGCCAACCTGCTGGCCCATTCCGACCTCTTCCGCGCCGGCATTGCACGCAGCGGTGCTTACAACCGCACCCTTACGCCATTTGGGTTTCAAGCTGAGCAACGAACGTTCTGGGAAGCGCCGGAAATCTACTTCGGCATGTCACCGTTTATGCACGCAGACAAGGTAAACGAGCCCATTCTACTGATTCATGGGGAAGCAGACAACAACTCGGGTACCTTCCCGATCCAGAGTGTGCGGTACTACAATGCGCTTAAAGGCCACGGTAAAGTAGCGCGGCTTGTGATGCTGCCACATGAGAGCCATGGCTACCGCGCCCGCGAGTCGCTGCTGCACATGCTATGGGAAACCAACACCTGGTTGGAAACCCATGTACGCCCGTCTACCCCTGCAAAATCAACGCAGATTAAAGAGCCTGTTGGCCGGTAACCTGGATGCTCGTCCCTTTTCATCATTGTACCTTGTCTCCTTGCCCGGATGCAAAAAAACGCTCCGGGCAAGGGAATAAAGGGCATGCCTGATTTGTCTTATCAGTGTTTTTTTCACTGCCCCATAGCTCCCGTCCAATCATGCGTCTCCTTTGCCTACTTTCTTTGCTGCTTCTTCAGGCTTGTGAAATCTTCGGATCCTCAGATGATCCTGCTGCAAATACACAACAATTTGCCATCGAAACCCAAGAGACAGCATATCAAGCAGTAGCTGCCGAAAATGATGACCGCTTCTTTAGTTTTGAGATAACGGCAACGTTTACCAACCTTACCAACGTACCTACATACTTTGTAGGCTGTCGCCCGCCCCAGCAACCTTTGCTGGACATCAAAGCAGGCAACGAATGGGAGGCCGTTTACCAGCCTATCCAACTGTTATGCCTCAGTGAACCGTTGCGGCTCATGCCCGGTGACACGTTGTCTCTACCTCATGTTTATGGTGCTTGTTATCCCAACAACAACTGCGGACCCACATTCGACGGACCTGTTACGGGCACATACAGGTTGCGGCAATTCGACGTTTACTACGATCCCGAAGGGACCAAACCAGTCGACGTAGAATCGCTCATCTCCAACACCTTTACGCTTACCCTCCCTTAGCACAGTGTTTAAATCGATACCGCAGACATAAAGCCCATAGCCGGGCAGTTAACATGGTCTGGTGTGCTCCAAAGGTCATTAGAATTGCTTAACTTCAACGCATTCATATACCCTGCCACCTTAACCATGACAAAAATGAAAGGACTGCAACGCCTCGCATTGATGCGCAGCGTATTGCCATGCATCGCGTACGTACTAATCGTTGGCTGTACCGAGCCATCATCTCAAGAAGAAGCCGTAGCTGATATATCAAGCGTTGAGACTTCTGTTGTCGACATATCTATCAAGGAGGTAGCTAAACGTCTGGAAAATGTAAAGGTGCTCGATGTGCGTACAGCTGAAGAATTTGCGGCCGGCCACGTTGCCGGCGCCATAAATATCGACGTAAAACGCGACGATTTTCGCGACCTTGTTGACGAACTCGACAGAGACCAAACGTACCTTGTGCATTGCACTGCCAACGTCGAAGCCGGGCGTAGTGACCGTGCGCTAAAAACTATGCAAAATCTTGGCTTCACAAACCTTGAAAACATGGTTGGCGGCTACACTGCATGGGTTAATCAGGGAGGCTCTGTCGTTGTACCTGAAGCAGGAAGCTGATAGCGAGAAGAAGAGTTAGCAGATGCGACGCAAAAAAAAGCTGGCTGATGCCCTGACAACGGAAGACCTCTGGAACTTGATGCGCCGGCGGGTGCCGCCCGTTGTATCAGAGTATTTTCGTGGCGGAGCAGACGCAGAAACATCGCTGCGCGGTAACGTACGTGCTTTCCAACAGTCGGTCACAACAGCATACGGCGCCCTGAGTTTTCCATCGCTTGATCTTAGCACAGATACAGTGGGCCACAATCTGGCCGTACCCTGGTTCATTTGCCCCGTTGGCAGCCTTCGTGCGCTCTACCCTATGGCAGATGCTGTAGCCTCGCGTGTAGCCGGATCGTTCGGCACCGTAATGGCACAGTCCACACTTTCTGGTACCCCGTTGGAGGATGTAGCAGCAGCATCAACAGGCAACTGCTGGTTTCAACTCTACCTCTGTGGCGGTCGGGAAACGGCGTTGCGCGGCATTGAACGGGCTAAAAACGCCGGCTTTTCAGCCCTTATCCTAACCATCGACACCGGCGTTTCCGGTATGCGCGCGATGCATGCCCGTATGAAACCCATGGAAGCTACAGCGCCATTCAAAGGGCGTTCCCTCGGGGGCCGGCTCTCGCTGGCCTGGAAAAAACTCAAACTGACTCCCCAAATGATCACCCGGCTGCCCTGGCTCTTCGATCATTTTCGCGATGGCGGACTGATGCAATTTGTCAACATCATCGATGAAAACGGCAACCCGATGCCGTATGCCGATATCGGAACGCAGCTTGCAGCATCAGCGGTCACCTGGGATGACTTGAAATGGATCAAAGAAGCCTGGGGAGATGACAGGCCACTGATCATCAAAGGCGTCCACTGCGCCTACGATGCGCGCAGGGCAGAAGAAATGGGCGCTACGGGTGTCATCTGGTCGAATCACGGCGGCCGGCAACAAGACCGTGTCCCCCCCACCTTGCACATCGTCGCACAGGAGATGCCGCTGGTTGGCGAAACGCAACTCGACTTTATGATGGACGGCGGCATCCGCAACGGCACCGACATCTTGATTGCACTCACGTATGGCTTAAAGGCCGTCGGTATTGGTCGCGTAACGGCAGCCGGCATCGGCGCTGGTGGCGAAGCCGGCCTTACCCGCGCATTCGAAATACTTAAATCCGATCTCGACCGAGCCATGCGGTTGGTTGGCGTCCAAAGCATCGCCGAAATTCACGAACGCGGCGCCTCGCTACGCCGAGATAATCGGCTTTGGGGCGACGGGCATCTGCCAGCGTTTGTTTTTTAGTGTCGATTTTCGATTGCCGAATGTCGATTGATTGAGGCATAGTGCCATCCGGACAGAAATCCTTCCAGTGCCTCAGAAAAATATGGATGAGACAGATCAGCAATCCCGTACTCAGCAATCAGCCAACCAAACAGCCTTTACATGACTCAAGATGCCGTTTATGAAGGATGCTGCAAATCCTGCCTCCATTCGGCAATCGACATCCGAAATCTCTTTTGTGGATTAAAAGACTCAGGTTGCATATTTTGCTGTACTATTCCTCTAACCAACATACAGCATTATGAAGTCCCTTTACCTGCCCTTATTCCTTGTATTCACCCTTGCTGCCTGTACCGCTGAGACGGAATCCACAAATGCGGAAGCTGAGGCCGAAGTGGTACAAGGGGACTTCACGGTCCCGATGGGCGTCCAGTTGTGGAGCTTCCGCAAAATGGCTGAAGAAGAAGGCGCCGTTGCTATGCTCGACATGGTCAAAAACGTAGGGTTTACGCACGTTGAAACCGCCGGGCTTTATGGTATGACGGCTGCTGAACTCTCCACCACCCTCGACGCCGCCGGCCTCGAAGCTACCTCTATGCATGCGAACTACGACGCATTCAAAAATAACATCGACCAGGTTATTGCCGACGCCAAAGCCGTTGGCGCTGAATACGCAGGTATCGCCTGGTACCCACACGAAGAAGGCAACTTCGACGAAGCCACGGCACGGCAAGCGATCGCCGACTTCAACGAATTTGGACAGGCCATGAAAGATGCCGGCCTCAAATTCTTCTACCACAACCACGGGTATGAACCCTCCCCTTATGGCGACGGCACACTGCTCGACCTCATCATCGACGAAACCGATCCTGAGCTCGTTTACTTCGAAATGGACGTACTCTGGACCTGGTTGCCCAACGTTGATCCTGTTGCACTCATTGATCGCCACCCCGGGCGCTTCAAGCTCATGCACATCAAGGATATGAAGCCTGGTATCGAGCGCGGAACCCTTGCAGGTCGCATTCCTGATGAAGACAAAGCCGTAATTGGCGAGGGACAAATAGACTGGCCGGCTGTCTTGAAAACTGCCACTGAAGACGGGTTTGAGCACTTCTACTTAGAAGACGAAACCACCGAACCGGTTGACAACGCCCCAGTCAGCTATGCCTACTTAAAAGCGCTGAAGTACGAGTGATTTTGCG from Bacteroidota bacterium includes the following:
- a CDS encoding alpha-hydroxy acid oxidase, coding for MRRKKKLADALTTEDLWNLMRRRVPPVVSEYFRGGADAETSLRGNVRAFQQSVTTAYGALSFPSLDLSTDTVGHNLAVPWFICPVGSLRALYPMADAVASRVAGSFGTVMAQSTLSGTPLEDVAAASTGNCWFQLYLCGGRETALRGIERAKNAGFSALILTIDTGVSGMRAMHARMKPMEATAPFKGRSLGGRLSLAWKKLKLTPQMITRLPWLFDHFRDGGLMQFVNIIDENGNPMPYADIGTQLAASAVTWDDLKWIKEAWGDDRPLIIKGVHCAYDARRAEEMGATGVIWSNHGGRQQDRVPPTLHIVAQEMPLVGETQLDFMMDGGIRNGTDILIALTYGLKAVGIGRVTAAGIGAGGEAGLTRAFEILKSDLDRAMRLVGVQSIAEIHERGASLRRDNRLWGDGHLPAFVF
- a CDS encoding rhodanese-like domain-containing protein gives rise to the protein MKGLQRLALMRSVLPCIAYVLIVGCTEPSSQEEAVADISSVETSVVDISIKEVAKRLENVKVLDVRTAEEFAAGHVAGAINIDVKRDDFRDLVDELDRDQTYLVHCTANVEAGRSDRALKTMQNLGFTNLENMVGGYTAWVNQGGSVVVPEAGS
- a CDS encoding sugar phosphate isomerase/epimerase; amino-acid sequence: MKSLYLPLFLVFTLAACTAETESTNAEAEAEVVQGDFTVPMGVQLWSFRKMAEEEGAVAMLDMVKNVGFTHVETAGLYGMTAAELSTTLDAAGLEATSMHANYDAFKNNIDQVIADAKAVGAEYAGIAWYPHEEGNFDEATARQAIADFNEFGQAMKDAGLKFFYHNHGYEPSPYGDGTLLDLIIDETDPELVYFEMDVLWTWLPNVDPVALIDRHPGRFKLMHIKDMKPGIERGTLAGRIPDEDKAVIGEGQIDWPAVLKTATEDGFEHFYLEDETTEPVDNAPVSYAYLKALKYE
- a CDS encoding cold shock domain-containing protein; translated protein: MGHGKVKWFNAEKGFGFIEPSDGSKDVFVHRNSVEGLGWDDGLRDGEEVEYEIERTPKGLSAMNVQRLN
- a CDS encoding DUF4037 domain-containing protein, encoding MNRHKRAHQLTTEIAAAYSRLSAVESVVLAGSQTTVYAGPTSDIDLYVYQRTSIAIDDRRAIATASSSKSEVNNQFWETGDEWIDKATGIHVDVMFRMPAWIEDQLDRVLVRHEASLGYSTCFWYNVLTSQILFDRNGWFDALQQRANQPYPDTLLNRIIEKNYAVLRRSMSAYHSQIVKAVKRKDWVSVNHRVSALLASYFDIIFALNRLPHPGEKRLVEIAVAECTLLPADMYEQVNVMLEAGAGQGDVLRALDGLLNPLEVLLKTRGLLSG
- a CDS encoding prolyl oligopeptidase family serine peptidase, with translation MSRQTLRLVPCLFFCLSLVFPALAQQYQTPPPALQKLVDTPATPTVSLGPDKSVLLLMEQPGLPAIAELAEPELKLAGLRLNPRNFGPSRTRSYNGLRFVSIKDNAETAVTGVPENARIRNVQWAPDGKHIAFTLDQTNSINLYVANVASGQATQLSDRAVHDVYYGAPFQWMPDSKSLVIRAVPVDYGAAPAAPLAPAGPVIQENLGEKAAARTYQDLLKNAHDEALFAYYLTNQLVHIALNGTSRNLGSPQINTIFSPAPSGTYLLAQHLHKPFSYLVPASRFPQKTEVMDLEGNIVKEVAALPLAENIPTAFGSTRQGPRSINWRADKPATLYWVEAQDDGDALKDAEIRDALFTLEAPFEAAPIQLAAMPLRYAGITWGSDNLAILNESWWLTRQTRMYKINPSSPGESPEVLFDLSTEDRYNNPGRPLTQTTPQGTQVLMMRNHGNTLLMRGTGASPEGNRPFVRSLDLKTKKTETLFRSEAPFYEYPISVLDKQGTQLLTRRESPDTPPNYFVRNLKKDDLAAVTHFPHPYPNLAAVNKQELTYSRADGVQLTSTLYTPPGYDPERDGPLPTLLWAYPREYKSAANAGQKSGSPYRFKSISYWGAIPYVTQGYAVMDQTSMPVIGEGDAEPNDTFVPQLVANAEAAISAGAATGAVDPERVAIGGHSYGAFMTANLLAHSDLFRAGIARSGAYNRTLTPFGFQAEQRTFWEAPEIYFGMSPFMHADKVNEPILLIHGEADNNSGTFPIQSVRYYNALKGHGKVARLVMLPHESHGYRARESLLHMLWETNTWLETHVRPSTPAKSTQIKEPVGR